The following proteins are encoded in a genomic region of Bacillus sp. Marseille-Q1617:
- a CDS encoding thiol-disulfide oxidoreductase DCC family protein, protein MGIILFDGICNLCNNSVRFIMQRDPMQEFKFASLQSEAGKRFREQYHIPESTDSIVLIMEGEVYLESTAALKIASRLKWPWKIFRILFMIPKPVRDRLYKWIAANRYKWFGRKDACMIPSKDERDRFL, encoded by the coding sequence GTGGGAATCATTTTATTCGACGGGATTTGTAACTTATGTAATAACTCTGTGCGTTTTATCATGCAAAGGGATCCAATGCAGGAATTCAAGTTTGCTTCTCTGCAGAGCGAGGCCGGAAAACGCTTCAGGGAGCAATATCACATTCCTGAATCCACTGACAGTATCGTGTTGATCATGGAGGGGGAAGTTTATTTGGAATCGACTGCGGCTTTAAAAATAGCATCGCGATTAAAGTGGCCATGGAAGATTTTCCGTATTTTATTCATGATTCCGAAGCCGGTCAGGGACAGATTGTATAAGTGGATAGCCGCAAATCGTTATAAATGGTTCGGGCGTAAGGATGCCTGTATGATTCCAAGTAAAGATGAGCGAGACAGGTTTCTTTAA
- a CDS encoding HAMP domain-containing histidine kinase, whose translation MNTLKRWFTPSSLKVKWALAAGSAIFFAFFLFSFFQYHAISKWMIDEEENNFNRVLDEITVFLKQRGQDIQLVDIHDSRDLMKQIAEKDQTIRILDQRGEQVLEIRGENEPSFYIPFQPVKDKTVKMIESDGRKILIGHSPIRSRQFDGYVEIIQPLNRYEKIMKNLFWMMTITGSAALLLSALFGYLMARNFIRPLNKLSEAMRSIEQGGFQRRVENTNAHDEISDLSQIFNKMMSEIEKSFKQQQQFVEDASHELRTPIQVLEGHLALLNRWGKKDPSILEESLQVSLKELERVKRLVDELLELSRADREMKDHENSKVHIKSAAEKIVRDFAFLHEDYVFQVRSEMKQNNKALILKRHLEQVLVILLDNAVKYSEPDTCIEVKLSELNEHLVIDVKDEGMGIPEADLEKVFDRFYRVDKARSREKGGYGLGLAIASKLIYNYGGTIEAKRNEPAGTIIRVSLKKVNEQNTEM comes from the coding sequence ATGAACACATTAAAAAGGTGGTTTACACCATCCTCATTAAAGGTCAAGTGGGCACTGGCAGCCGGATCTGCCATATTTTTCGCATTCTTTTTGTTCAGTTTCTTTCAGTATCATGCTATCAGTAAATGGATGATTGATGAAGAAGAGAACAATTTCAATCGTGTTCTGGATGAAATCACGGTTTTTTTAAAACAGCGAGGCCAGGATATCCAACTGGTCGATATTCATGACAGCAGAGATCTCATGAAGCAGATTGCAGAAAAGGATCAGACCATCAGGATCCTTGACCAGCGTGGTGAACAGGTATTGGAAATCAGAGGGGAAAACGAGCCCTCCTTCTATATACCTTTTCAGCCAGTCAAAGATAAAACAGTCAAAATGATTGAATCGGATGGAAGGAAGATATTGATTGGACATTCCCCAATACGATCGAGACAATTCGACGGGTATGTAGAGATCATCCAGCCGCTCAATCGTTATGAGAAAATCATGAAGAACTTATTTTGGATGATGACGATAACCGGTTCCGCCGCATTGCTTCTAAGTGCACTATTCGGTTATTTAATGGCCAGAAACTTCATACGGCCGTTGAATAAATTATCAGAGGCGATGAGATCCATTGAACAAGGTGGATTTCAGAGGCGGGTAGAAAACACGAACGCTCACGACGAAATAAGTGATTTATCACAAATATTTAATAAGATGATGAGCGAGATTGAAAAGTCATTCAAGCAGCAGCAGCAGTTCGTGGAAGATGCCTCACATGAATTAAGAACTCCGATTCAAGTACTGGAGGGACATCTGGCCTTATTAAACAGATGGGGGAAGAAGGACCCATCGATATTAGAAGAATCCTTACAGGTCTCATTAAAAGAGCTTGAAAGAGTAAAACGGCTTGTCGATGAACTCCTCGAGTTATCAAGAGCGGACCGAGAAATGAAAGATCATGAAAATTCAAAAGTTCATATAAAGTCTGCAGCGGAAAAAATCGTCCGTGATTTTGCCTTCCTGCATGAAGATTATGTATTTCAGGTCAGAAGTGAAATGAAACAGAACAACAAAGCGTTAATATTGAAAAGGCATCTTGAACAAGTTTTGGTTATATTATTGGACAATGCAGTAAAGTATTCCGAACCTGACACATGCATAGAAGTTAAATTATCAGAACTAAATGAACACCTTGTCATCGATGTGAAGGATGAAGGAATGGGAATACCTGAAGCCGATCTGGAAAAAGTCTTTGATCGTTTCTATCGGGTAGATAAAGCAAGGAGCAGAGAAAAAGGCGGATACGGATTAGGCTTGGCAATTGCATCAAAGTTAATTTATAACTATGGAGGGACGATCGAAGCCAAGAGGAATGAACCGGCAGGGACAATCATCCGTGTTTCCCTGAAAAAGGTGAATGAGCAAAACACAGAAATGTAG
- a CDS encoding aminoacyl-tRNA hydrolase: MANRDLVQYFVVNKELNMSKGKTAAQVAHAATLSTIEMAMTNTSFKDRQSDFVEWLQSGMKKIILKGKQADLEKMEGNGFFSIRDSGLTEIQKGSLTVVALPPMDKWEAKELVGHLTLLKN; the protein is encoded by the coding sequence GTGGCAAATAGAGATCTTGTCCAATATTTTGTCGTAAATAAAGAATTGAACATGTCTAAAGGAAAAACCGCCGCACAAGTGGCACATGCAGCAACACTCAGCACCATCGAAATGGCCATGACCAACACCTCATTTAAAGATAGACAGTCCGATTTCGTTGAGTGGTTACAATCAGGAATGAAAAAAATCATTCTAAAAGGAAAACAAGCTGATCTTGAAAAAATGGAGGGGAATGGATTTTTCAGTATCCGGGACAGCGGGTTAACGGAGATTCAAAAAGGTTCATTAACGGTAGTCGCTCTGCCCCCGATGGATAAATGGGAAGCGAAAGAGCTTGTTGGGCACCTGACTTTATTAAAGAATTAA
- a CDS encoding 5-oxoprolinase subunit PxpA, which produces MVRIDLNCDLGESFGAYTIGQDEEMMKYVTSVNIACGFHAGDPLVMMRTVEKALEHDLRIGAHPGLPDLQGFGRRNIHITPQEAYALVQYQVGALQAMVIAQGGKLTHVKPHGALYNMAAKDRDLANSIAKSVFDIDKSLVLFGLSGSQLTDAGSEAGLPVAHEVFADRSYQADGTLTPRSLTGAVLHDVDKVEEQVLRMVEHQEVNTITGEVIFIQADTICLHGDNIEGVSLAKRLREKLG; this is translated from the coding sequence ATGGTGAGAATTGATTTAAATTGTGATTTGGGAGAAAGCTTTGGTGCCTATACAATCGGGCAAGATGAAGAAATGATGAAATATGTAACTTCTGTCAATATAGCATGCGGTTTCCATGCCGGTGATCCCCTCGTCATGATGCGGACAGTAGAAAAGGCTCTTGAGCATGACCTGAGGATAGGGGCGCATCCTGGATTGCCAGATCTCCAGGGATTCGGACGGAGAAACATCCATATCACCCCGCAGGAAGCTTATGCCCTGGTTCAATATCAAGTCGGCGCGTTGCAGGCAATGGTAATAGCACAGGGCGGAAAGCTAACTCATGTAAAACCGCACGGTGCATTATATAATATGGCAGCAAAAGACAGGGACCTTGCAAACTCTATAGCGAAATCAGTATTTGATATAGACAAGAGTCTCGTATTATTCGGTCTTTCTGGAAGCCAATTGACCGATGCAGGTTCAGAGGCAGGTCTTCCAGTTGCCCACGAGGTCTTTGCAGACCGCTCTTACCAAGCAGATGGAACTCTCACTCCAAGGTCTCTTACAGGTGCCGTCCTTCATGATGTTGACAAAGTGGAGGAACAAGTATTGAGAATGGTTGAGCATCAGGAAGTCAATACCATAACGGGAGAAGTCATTTTCATTCAAGCTGACACGATTTGCTTACATGGGGATAATATTGAGGGTGTCAGCCTGGCTAAGAGGCTTAGGGAAAAACTGGGATAA
- a CDS encoding response regulator transcription factor, with the protein MKRVLVIEDEKNLSRFIELELKYEGYDTGLAFTGRDGLDMALNEEWDVILLDLMLPGLNGLEVCRRIRQSNETPILMITARDSVMDRVSGLDSGADDYIVKPFAIEELLARLRAVFRRSQNDLPQSTVTTLGHKDLTVYKESRQVYKDGNEIIVTKREYDLLLAFLENKNIVLTREVLLNKVWGYESEVETNVVDVYVRYLRNKLDSTADESIIQTVRGTGYVMRT; encoded by the coding sequence ATGAAAAGAGTTTTAGTAATTGAAGATGAAAAAAATCTATCACGCTTTATTGAATTAGAACTTAAATATGAAGGATATGATACTGGTCTCGCATTTACCGGGAGAGATGGCCTTGATATGGCTTTAAATGAAGAATGGGATGTTATACTGCTCGACCTGATGCTGCCTGGCCTCAACGGCCTCGAAGTATGCAGGAGGATCAGGCAGTCCAATGAAACCCCCATCCTCATGATCACAGCACGGGATAGTGTGATGGATAGAGTATCGGGACTTGATAGCGGGGCAGATGATTATATCGTAAAACCATTTGCGATAGAAGAGCTCCTCGCAAGACTGAGAGCGGTTTTTCGCAGGTCTCAAAACGATTTGCCTCAATCAACGGTCACTACTCTTGGACATAAGGACCTGACAGTCTATAAAGAATCACGACAAGTTTATAAAGATGGTAACGAGATCATCGTGACAAAAAGAGAATATGACCTGCTTCTTGCATTTTTGGAAAATAAAAACATAGTGCTGACCCGTGAGGTCCTTCTGAATAAAGTATGGGGCTATGAGTCGGAAGTGGAAACCAATGTTGTAGACGTATATGTCCGTTACCTCCGTAATAAACTGGATTCCACAGCTGATGAGAGCATCATTCAAACGGTGAGAGGCACCGGATATGTGATGAGGACATGA
- a CDS encoding multidrug efflux SMR transporter → MGWIYVIIGGLLEIGWATGLSLSKGFTELLPSIITASLIVISFYFFSNSMKLLPIGTAYAVFTGIGAAGTAIVGMTFLQEEVNMLKIGFIILLLSGVIGLKMSDKENQDQRRSEGWPGSY, encoded by the coding sequence ATGGGCTGGATTTATGTCATCATTGGGGGGCTGCTTGAGATTGGCTGGGCAACCGGTCTTTCTTTATCAAAAGGCTTTACGGAGCTGCTTCCCAGCATCATTACTGCATCTCTAATCGTGATCAGTTTCTATTTTTTTTCAAATTCGATGAAACTGCTGCCGATCGGAACTGCCTATGCGGTATTTACAGGAATCGGGGCTGCAGGGACAGCCATAGTAGGGATGACCTTTCTGCAGGAAGAAGTAAATATGCTGAAAATCGGGTTCATCATTCTTCTTCTCAGCGGAGTGATCGGACTTAAGATGAGTGACAAGGAAAACCAAGATCAAAGGAGGTCTGAGGGATGGCCTGGATCGTATTAA
- a CDS encoding secondary thiamine-phosphate synthase enzyme YjbQ, producing the protein MRIIDLETHKRDEMIDITRSVQEYVGQSDISDGLAVVQSLHTTAGITVNENADPDVKTDFIRRLDEIYPWNHSKDLHGEGNTAAHLKTSTVGHSQTVMIKDGRLLLGTWQGIYFCEFDGPRNRKFAVTIIGA; encoded by the coding sequence ATGAGAATAATCGACTTAGAAACTCACAAACGTGATGAAATGATTGACATCACACGCAGCGTTCAGGAGTACGTCGGCCAATCCGATATTTCAGATGGACTGGCCGTCGTACAGTCACTGCATACCACCGCTGGAATTACAGTAAATGAGAATGCCGATCCCGATGTAAAGACGGACTTTATAAGACGGCTTGATGAAATATATCCCTGGAATCACTCCAAAGACCTCCACGGTGAAGGGAATACAGCGGCTCATTTAAAGACGAGTACGGTAGGGCATTCCCAAACAGTTATGATTAAAGATGGACGATTATTGCTGGGTACTTGGCAAGGAATTTATTTCTGCGAATTTGATGGCCCGCGAAACCGTAAATTTGCAGTTACCATCATTGGTGCATAG
- a CDS encoding multidrug efflux SMR transporter, translating into MAWIVLIAAGLSEVVMVTFMKLSDGYKKLFPSLISFSAGALSFYLLSLSLIHIPVSTGYGIWTGIGSAGAVLIGMLFFKEEKNPVRIFFISLIIFSIIGLKTVS; encoded by the coding sequence ATGGCCTGGATCGTATTAATTGCCGCAGGCTTATCAGAGGTGGTCATGGTGACATTCATGAAGTTGTCAGATGGATATAAAAAATTGTTCCCTTCTTTAATCAGCTTTTCTGCAGGTGCACTGAGCTTTTATTTATTGTCACTTTCCCTTATTCACATTCCTGTATCAACCGGTTATGGGATTTGGACCGGTATCGGTTCAGCCGGTGCGGTATTGATCGGAATGCTCTTTTTTAAAGAGGAAAAAAATCCTGTAAGGATATTCTTCATCAGTCTGATCATCTTCAGTATCATCGGCCTGAAGACTGTATCATAA
- a CDS encoding histidine phosphatase family protein: MTQICIVRHGQTDWNLKGRLQGQTDIPLNDTGRKQAGECREFLKDMDWDVVVTTSLMRAKETAEIINEALNLPMIEMNDFKERYFGEGEGLTREVREKEYPGFVFPGMETKEELDERIEAGLKEISKQFPDKKVLMVSHGAVIHAIIKKYHLDGSKLKDFRLFNGCLTNLFFKEEAWNVDGYNVTDHLMECKK; the protein is encoded by the coding sequence ATGACTCAAATTTGTATCGTCCGCCATGGTCAAACCGACTGGAATCTGAAGGGCAGACTTCAGGGACAGACGGATATCCCGCTTAATGATACGGGTAGGAAGCAAGCTGGGGAGTGCAGGGAGTTTCTGAAGGACATGGACTGGGATGTGGTCGTCACTACTTCCCTGATGAGAGCGAAAGAAACAGCTGAAATCATCAATGAAGCCCTTAACCTTCCGATGATCGAAATGAATGATTTCAAAGAACGGTATTTTGGCGAAGGTGAAGGTTTGACAAGAGAGGTAAGGGAGAAGGAATATCCCGGTTTCGTCTTTCCGGGGATGGAAACGAAAGAGGAGCTTGACGAAAGGATAGAAGCAGGGTTGAAAGAGATCAGTAAACAATTCCCGGATAAAAAAGTCTTGATGGTTTCACATGGTGCCGTCATCCATGCAATCATTAAAAAGTATCATTTAGATGGCAGTAAGCTGAAGGATTTCCGGCTGTTTAACGGATGCTTAACCAACCTCTTTTTCAAAGAGGAGGCCTGGAATGTGGATGGCTATAATGTCACAGATCATTTAATGGAATGTAAGAAATAA
- a CDS encoding TetR/AcrR family transcriptional regulator: protein MKHGNKNRIKKAALRLFGQKGYEDTSLHEIASSVGIKKPSIYNHFANKEDIFSAVLDDLLITETTAYHQLQQEMEQGLPKANLKRLFDLYCSRLMTTEEALLWKRVTFFPPPQFKEFIEEKFFQFEDAITGILSAIYEDALELDILQKVDKKDFVASFLCLVDGIFLEHHYYSEDIFKQRMNAVWRVYTLGIFNGKGE, encoded by the coding sequence ATGAAACACGGAAACAAAAATAGAATTAAAAAAGCTGCTTTACGGTTATTTGGACAAAAAGGATATGAAGACACTTCCCTTCATGAAATCGCAAGCTCGGTCGGTATTAAAAAGCCATCCATTTACAACCATTTTGCAAATAAAGAAGATATTTTTTCTGCTGTATTAGATGATTTGCTGATCACCGAAACAACCGCTTATCACCAGCTTCAGCAGGAAATGGAACAAGGATTGCCAAAAGCGAATCTCAAACGTTTATTCGATCTTTATTGCAGTCGATTGATGACAACCGAAGAAGCATTGCTATGGAAGCGGGTCACCTTTTTTCCGCCTCCGCAATTCAAGGAGTTCATTGAAGAAAAGTTCTTTCAATTCGAAGATGCGATAACGGGCATTTTATCTGCCATCTATGAAGATGCCCTTGAATTGGATATTTTGCAAAAAGTCGACAAGAAGGACTTTGTGGCCTCATTTTTATGTTTGGTTGATGGGATTTTTCTTGAGCATCATTACTACAGTGAAGATATCTTCAAACAAAGAATGAATGCTGTTTGGAGAGTATATACTTTAGGGATTTTTAATGGAAAAGGAGAATGA
- a CDS encoding HAD family hydrolase, producing MKAILFDLDETLLNRERSLLNFIRDQYDRLFAEYDVNKEEFCSKFMEWDQRGYVWKDVVYEQIIKFFSLDHFCTEELVRDYVLNFASHAAAFPGLHHVLSTLKREGYYLGLITNGRVDLQTSTIEALKIAPFFDIILISESFGIKKPDPRIFKHALNQLGVEPSSAVYVGDHPINDVKAAKQCGMKGIWRKTAHWDGEGIQYEIEELPDLLELIKNIK from the coding sequence TTGAAGGCGATTCTTTTTGACTTAGATGAAACCCTGCTGAATAGGGAACGATCATTATTGAATTTCATCAGAGACCAATACGACCGTTTATTTGCTGAATATGATGTGAACAAAGAAGAGTTCTGTTCGAAGTTTATGGAGTGGGACCAAAGAGGGTATGTGTGGAAGGATGTCGTCTATGAACAGATAATCAAGTTCTTTTCTCTGGACCATTTTTGTACGGAAGAATTAGTAAGGGATTATGTATTGAATTTTGCGAGCCACGCAGCAGCTTTTCCCGGTCTGCATCATGTATTATCGACATTGAAAAGAGAAGGATACTATTTAGGGCTGATCACCAATGGCAGGGTAGATTTACAGACCAGTACGATTGAGGCACTTAAGATAGCTCCTTTTTTTGATATCATATTAATTTCAGAAAGCTTCGGAATCAAAAAACCGGACCCCCGAATCTTTAAGCATGCTTTGAATCAACTAGGCGTCGAACCTTCCAGTGCCGTTTATGTAGGGGATCATCCAATAAATGATGTAAAGGCTGCCAAGCAGTGTGGAATGAAAGGCATATGGAGAAAAACGGCACATTGGGATGGGGAGGGGATTCAATATGAAATTGAAGAACTTCCTGATTTACTCGAATTGATAAAAAACATAAAATGA
- a CDS encoding Hsp20/alpha crystallin family protein, with protein sequence MFPWSLFPFSKDMKEQMNQMNPKEIDSYVQDMMKKMFPGGWNNMMNPAETMKGHQPFIHPMSNEPNHHHQDSKGSSPSHSIPVNIFETFEDVYIRLKIPNDEWMKQLKIYHTSNQAIIENIPEHGDRQVLTLPSLVKRKGAVAQFRDGILELKIPKSIDMQYTEIDVSDKY encoded by the coding sequence ATGTTCCCTTGGAGCCTTTTTCCATTCAGTAAAGATATGAAGGAACAAATGAATCAGATGAACCCGAAAGAAATTGATTCCTATGTTCAGGATATGATGAAAAAAATGTTTCCCGGCGGATGGAATAACATGATGAACCCTGCTGAAACAATGAAAGGTCATCAACCTTTCATACATCCAATGAGTAACGAACCAAATCATCATCATCAGGATTCAAAGGGTTCGTCACCTTCGCATTCAATTCCAGTCAATATTTTTGAGACGTTTGAAGATGTCTATATCCGATTGAAAATCCCTAATGATGAGTGGATGAAACAATTGAAGATCTATCATACATCCAATCAGGCCATCATTGAAAATATCCCTGAACATGGTGACCGGCAAGTACTCACTCTTCCTTCACTGGTAAAAAGGAAAGGAGCGGTTGCACAATTCAGGGATGGCATCCTTGAATTAAAGATTCCAAAAAGCATTGACATGCAATATACAGAAATAGACGTCTCAGATAAATATTGA
- a CDS encoding NUDIX hydrolase: MGYIEELRKLVGTRPLILPGSVVLILDDNKNVLLQQRRFPSGKWGLPGGLMELAESTEETARREVKEETNLQLGDLHLLNVYSGKDQFIKAENGDEFYVVATAYFTKEFDGEMKAEQSESIKLEFHPLSNLPANMVGSHKEMIEEYRNRYCINEQE; encoded by the coding sequence ATGGGTTATATAGAGGAATTAAGAAAACTGGTAGGGACCCGGCCTCTCATTCTTCCGGGCTCGGTGGTGCTCATACTGGATGACAATAAAAATGTTCTTCTTCAGCAGAGGAGATTTCCAAGCGGGAAATGGGGGCTGCCTGGAGGTTTGATGGAGCTCGCAGAATCCACTGAAGAAACTGCACGACGAGAAGTAAAAGAAGAAACCAATCTACAATTGGGTGATCTGCACCTGTTAAATGTATACTCCGGGAAAGATCAATTCATAAAAGCAGAAAATGGCGATGAATTTTATGTTGTGGCCACCGCTTACTTCACAAAGGAATTTGACGGTGAAATGAAAGCCGAGCAGTCTGAATCCATCAAACTAGAATTTCACCCGCTCAGTAACCTTCCTGCAAATATGGTAGGGAGTCATAAAGAAATGATAGAAGAATATAGAAATCGATATTGCATCAATGAGCAAGAATAA